TTGTATGCTTTTTGGGTTTTTAAGCCCGCCATAGACGGATTCCGATTTTGCTTCCCGGTTATTTCAGTGGATGGAACACATCTATATGGAAATTACAAAGGCCACCTTTTTTTAGTGGTCGGGATGAACGCTAATCGAGAAATTTTTCCACTCGCATATTCAATTGTTGACTCCGAAAATGCAGCCAGCTGGACTTGGTTCATGACACTACTCGCCACACATGTCTTCCCCGATCATGAGTCGGTGTGCATCATTTCGGATAGGCATGCTGGGATCGATGCGGCGTTCAGGGATTTGTCTGCATTACATCCCCCACGAGTCCAACGTCGATATTGTCTTAGACACATCCGGAGTAATGTCATGACCCGGAATAGGAATAGGAGACTGCGAGCATTAATCTGGGAAGTTGGTATTGCAACCACACGCCGAGAATTTGGGAACAAAATAGAGAGAATAAGAGCTGAATGGCCTGCAGCGTACAATTATCTAGCAACTATTGACACTGAAAAATGGGCGTTGTCTCACGATGGTGGTCACCGATATGGAATTATGACAACCAATTCATCTTAATCGTTTAACAATTCTCTTAAGGGTTGTCGTATGTTGCCAGTGACTGCGCTTGCAAGACTCACTTTCCATAAAATAAGGGTAATGTTCGCCGATGGGAGAACAGCTGGCCAAAGGATGCGGGAAGCAGGGTTGTGTTGGCCCAAGAAAGTTTTTGACGAGTTGGCACAACGAGAGCAACAGGCATCCAATGCAACCATTGAGAGGTATAATGATTCAACGGGATTGTATGGGGTTGCTCTTGAAAGACGGCATGCCACACAGCGTCCCCTGCGCTTTCATAAAGTTTGTTTGAACAACTGTAGCTGCGATTGTGGAAAGTGGAACGCCAACACCTCCTTACCTTGTGCACACATCATTGCAGCATGCCACTTTAAAAAAGTTACGTATGACTCGTTTGTGCCAAATGTTTACTCAATGGAATACTATATGGCGAGTTATGCAGCTGATTTCTTTCCACCGTGCAATGAAATTCAATGGAGGAGTGAGCGCATTTTACTTCCACCGTCTTCCGCTAGACGAAATTCACGTCCAGGCCAACGACGAACTTGTCGCTTTCAAAATGAAATGGACTTTGTGAATACGACAGCAACGCGACGATGTAATTATTGTCGGGCACGAACTTATGTTTCAAACCAGTGCCCAGCGTTAAATTATCACTCGTAGGGTTCATTTCTTATTTACTTGCAAACATTGTATCACAAATTTGCAGtttgtattcaaaaaattactcttttttttcttttaaaatttgttctCTTCAATATTTACTAGATGAAAGAACTACACTAAATATTTGAACCCTATAACTTTTTATCAGTACCAAAAATTAGATATTCATACTAAccaaacaaaatttattctgGTGAAATTAActacataaatatttaataataaattttaacaaCTTTACATATTTACCTTATTATATGTcaatttatactttttattcattaacacatcataaatatatttattaactatagacaattattactaatcattaatataattattacaatcataaataattagtttaatcATCACCTAATGAATACTTTAAGAAATcaaatcataaatttttttactaattattcACAATTACTTTTAAACATTActatcataaataaattttttaaacacaTATACACATGTGTATTTTGTTCATTGTATTCtgtcttattttgttttttttttaaataacaaagaaaaagtcTAATGTTTAGGCTTGTTCTGCATAAAAAAAACTGTCAAACAAGCCTAAGCCTTAGTATCTTTTCCCTGGATGGAATCCCACCACAATCCGCTCCTGTTTGGGAAACCATGTCAAATTGCCTCTCCGTTGAGTTAATGATTCCAAATTTCTCATATTATTTACGCTATCATGAAAACCGACCGTGAATTGGATTGGAGTGGAGTAATGTTTGAAAGATTGGTTGAAATGGTAAAATCCAAGGACAAGCTCGGGTATAgtatgttgattggtgaagttTTGAGAAGAAAAGGAGTAAGAATGGATCAACCGAAGTCTATCACCAACTACAAATACTTGTTCCGTATCAATGCAAAGAAGCCCGGACCGGAAGATCTCGTTGAGGGAGAACTACCCATGAGGCAAAATCCACCGattaggaaaagaaaaagaactccTAGAGTGGAAATTAAAAGCAATGAGGAAGAAGTTGTGACCGGAAGGGAATTGGTGGTGGCGAATCCAACTAGTGACATTGGAGGTGACTTTATGGATGTTCTATTGGATGATCAAGTCACTCGTGAAGTGGATATTCAAGAAAATCAAGAAATGAATCAAGAAGGCCGAATGGACATATAAGAAAATCAACTTGGACCAAATCTTGTTGACATAAATATTGAGGCCGAAAATGATGTTTTTGGAGTGGAGAATATACgtgaggttgaggttgaggtCAAACCAAGAGAAGGTGATGTCGAAAATGATGGTGGTAACAATTATGAGGTTGTGGCTAACTTGTACACAAATGAAGTTTTAGATGAGGCTAACCAAGGAGTTGAAATTGTGTCACAAGTGGATAGTGGTGCACGTGAATTAGGTGGTGATGGTGATTTTCAAGATGAACATATTGAAAGTGATAGTTTTGTGGCTAACTTGGATGCCACAAATGAACAAGTTGAGGCCAACCCGCGTGTGGATGCACAAGgagaaataaatgaaatttttgggGTTGAGGCCGAACGAAATCAAGAAGAAGGTGTGGAAAGTGATTCAAGTGATGATAATGTTGTAGCAGTTGGTGTTGGACAGGCTAGTACCTCTACACCTAGACATGTGCCAATAAACATTGAGGACCGATTGCAACAAGTCAGAGTGATTTCGAATTTATCAAGGGATAATTCGAATGATTTGATTATTACAGCACTAAAAGAGTTCAAGGAATCGGTAAGCAGTTCTGACAATACACTATATACCaatttcttgaaattatttGAGCAAATTGCAGGCATGGAACGAGGTATGAACAGACTTAACCCAGTAATCAAGGAGGAGTTGAATGGTTTCATTGCCAAGATGATACTAATGCTGGAGAAGGAAAGAAAAGCTGTAAGTGAAGTAGTAACATCTCAGAAGGACACGATTGACAGGAATGACCGTGTGGTAAACAGCAAATTGAGGCATATTATGACTCAAGTGGAGGAATTGAAAAATGTGACATCAAGGAGCAATTTGCCACATGAAGCAGGTATTGATGTCTTACAAGAGTGCCTACACATGCTAGTCAACACCGTCCAAGGACTAGAAAAGAAAATGGAGGAGATGGACGCAAGGCACAAGGCCAACTCAATCCTTGTCAAAGAGATGAGATCGCAGCAGAAGGGGGACATGGTGATGTTCAAGAAAATTTTCGATGCTACCAAAAAGGGGGAAGAAAGGATACCCTCTCATTTTGGTGGATCATCTTCGCAGGGGGGAAGCGCAAGGTGAAGAAGAAGGGGTACCACCTACATTTCGATTTGTTATTGACTTTTTAGGTACTCCCGTGTGCGATGACAAAGATAGAGTGATTAGAATGTTCAAACTTCACCTACCCAAAGAAACAATACTCACCGAAGGAAGGACTCTAAAGGAGTGTGCTCAATGGTACACTAGAGGAGTGTTTCTCACTAGTGATCCAAAGGAAGTCATCAAGCACTACTTGGAAGGAAGAGTCAAGGAGAAGTTTTTACACGATGACTGTAAAGGTAACTTCACGAAGCTTAGAGCTAGAATAAATGATATGCTTTGTCTTTATTGATTTCTAGTTTTAGTATGCTATGTACGTACCATTATAATACTATGAGGCTTGTTTTGATATTAATGATATGGTACgaattgtttatgttttatagtattttatagttgttttattgcttcattaatttttggacacaagttttaattttgtaacaTGCAAATTGAGGGTAAAAGAATTATTgacaaaagttaaaattgaaattaaaacttcaaactttgcaacttTTTGTACGTGTCTAAATTATAAAGCATGTAGGTCCAATTAAATGTAAACTCGTCAAATtggctagtcaaaataaaattagaaaaatgaaaaatcaatttttgattaGACTAAGCCAAAATGTTAGGGTATaggttttggtatcatcaaaaagggagaaattgttagcaatatattgtaattgttttgatgaaccaaaaatgtaatattagacccccaattttattttgagtctagtataggattacgCCAAGTACAAGCCTAGTTGATTAAGTggaaattacaatagtataaatttttaatttatacttgtaagtcattcgcttccactttacaaattgagaagaatttggaagattgatcaagactcgaagacatCCCGGAACGTGACAACGGTtcgaattgcaagaattaattctttggaagaattaattaattcaagatgaagatggatgttgcaattaaaagtcaaaattgaagtcaacctCGAATGGGttcttttacaaaatattttagaggctaactcatgcaaggaaaatatttttggagatgaggatgacctcatGGAGCATAATGGCGTGGCTGAGAGGATGACTTGCTTCAAGGATAattttggtgatgaggatgacccattaattaaaagaaaggGGAAGAAAGACCTTAgtttggagatgaggatgacttggccaTTGAGGATGACTTAGTCACAAGTCACTATGAGGATGAGGCTAACCATGTGCATTCTTGAAGGAGGAAAATGTGACTTTATTTGTGGAATTAaaaatgaggatgaggatgacctacacCTCATAAATAAAGGTCAACCTATTATGCCATGCATAAGGATGATTTACGTGAGATCCAAAGCAATAGGGGGaagaataaaaatcatttttgaggcTGAGTATGGCATGACCAAGGTGAAAAATAGGATGGTCTATTTATTCCAAAGGAGTCCAACACTGCCAATAATATTTCAAAGagggaaaatatcattttcctaaATGTGGCATGAGGACGACTCcaaaaggtgaattcaaataATCTTGCTACATGGAGCTGAAGATCATTATGAGAAAAGTCAGTGTACTTTTCGGTGGcattaattatgctcaagcaagagtcaccgaacggatatatttcagagcaacctgacttatggattatgaacaaagtcaagtgttcacactaccaaagtcaaggggatggatggctacaagttacaaggaaaattaTATCAGTGATTGTagaagaacgttggaggattATCAGAAGCAAAATACTCAAATTCATCTAAcagagccatcaaagttgacgaagaccatctgaaagcatttaatgctctgaaAAATTACAACGGGaaaatagctaatttagctatataaacccaagaagacttgatacTAGCAGTGGcgcaaaaaaaaatagagcaaAAACGAGGAACAGACACGGATGAGATATTAGCACTGAATACACAACAAGTGATATCAAATTTGAAAGTGCTAAGTAGTGAGCTAAACACGAGAAAAATCAAGTCTTAGAGAGAAATACTTTATTTCTTGAAGAGAACttgtaggagtgtagctttgtgcaaaacactcggtggaaactaagtgtagctgggtgcaaaacacttggttgaattgctttgtgcgaattactcggaggagtgcagctttgtgcagaacactcgtggacactaagtgtagctgggtgcaaaacacttggttgaagggcgtagctgggtgcaagacgctcgtgaacgtagctgggtgcaagacgttcgggtttgagtgtTGCTGTAGGCAAAGGGCATTCGGAGTAGAGGAGTGCTAGAAGAGCActgattcactattgtatctgggtgattgaagatagtggaatctCTCCTAGAGGAAGGaaaaagtggagtaggaggattacatcacctccgaaccactataaatccctatgtcatttactttatctgctcatatatctgcttgcatatttatctatctgagcatcacatgcattacatattttgtcacatttattgcTAAGTGCTTTATTGGTTCGCGTGACATATATATTTGCATGCAAGTTTTATTTCCTACTCAACCTCATCCTCATCAAgcttatatttgttgttatgctacgaacccaactattcaTTGCGTATACTAtttgatctgggtttgatagttcccacgtccgcatgcgagccaaactttaCATACTCAGTATTTGAGTTATTCCTGAcgtttctaacgtgttgcatgtcgtgaagctcttcatttttacgtaactttgtttatagcactttaccgtttatTATTTCCGCTGcgtaattcaagttgaattttttCACTTGGATTCTCtctgttaaagtgttataatattttttgaaaagttaaaaaAGTCTATTAACcccacccccccctctagacttttcccgaccctatcgggaccaacaaaaataattttaaaataaaatttatacaattttttccATTGCAAagttactaaaaaataaaaattgaattagaaAAAAACTACTTAAATAGAAAATACTACTTGAACtacttatttataattcaaaaacaCTGCAAAAAGCTCAAAACAATAAAGTCTAATAGGCTATTCACTTTCAGCCTCATTCAACTTATAAGTTCTAAGCTTAACTATTTATTTACAACTTAGAACTTACAGAATACATACAAATTACAACTTAGAACTTAGAAATTACATCTAACTTAGCAAGCACTGTCTAATTATACAAAAATGGTTAACTGTCAAGTTTCAGCAAATCATCAACATTGAGCAGCTATCACTCCTATCATTCTATTCTTCTTCCTCTTAATATCAAAGCTTAAAACAACATTAGACAACATTAAATTGATTAACTAAACAACTAAGTAACAACTAACAAATATTAGGCTGTAGCCATAAGGCTAATAGGCTCAGATTGCATTTTTCCAGATCAAGTAAGGATGGGGGCAAATTGCTCACAATGTGTTATACAAGCACATGAGCAACATGCCAACTCCATTTCATTTATTCAGAAAAaaggtggaagcatcatcatagccAGCCAATAAAACAAACATTAATAACTTACTGAACAATTAAAAGTAAGTTCTCTCTTACCAGAATTCCAGAAATGGGAGTATGGAACATCAGTTGGGCTCAACTCAACTAAGGGTAGCAACATTTCAACAAtataaattgaaaaagttgcCCAGCCACTTAGAGGTGAAAGACCTTAACAGTAGACCCAATAGGCAACAACAAACAACATAACAAAGTAGTATATTAACATAATCATACAGGAAAAAAATACATTACAGGGATTGATGCCAACATTGATGGTATAGTAGATACAGCTCTTCCAATGGGCAACTctgcaaaataaaataagaagaaggttaagcaaatataaataagaaaacaaagaataaaaaacttgtaaaaaaaagtaataaagacTTACCTTTCTCTAACCTTTCAACATCATCTAAGTTCTCCTCAACTGTGATTGCTTGATTTGGTAACCTCAACCAATCTTGTGTACAAAGTAGGGTTTCCACTATTTTAGGAGTCAAGGAACTCCTAAATGCATCAAGCACCATTCCACTTGTACTAAATGCACTTTCAGATGCAACTGTGGAAATAGGAACTACAAGCACATCTCTAACCATTTTGGAAAGAATAAGAAATCTCTCACTATTGCCCTTCCACCACTTTAAAACATCAAAAGTGGCAGATTCCTCATCCTCCACAATACTTTCACTCAAGTACACTTGCAGCTCTATCTGCTTACTGCTTCCACCACCACCCtccatcttcttttttttcagtTGACTCTTCAACCTTGACTGAGGCCTACCAATTGTTGTAGCCTCAGACTAGACAGATTGTGTAGAGGATTTAGAGGGGGTTGAACTAACAGAATATGTAGTTGCATAATCATTATACAACTGAGCCATTGCAGCTTGGACCTTGGCAAAATAAGCTTTGCCTTTATCTTCTCCATACAGTTGGCCAAACTGATAAGGCATGTATTTCTTCTTATCTCTGGGGTCCAGAATATTggcaaaaaaatgacaaagtTCCTTTTTTCTGGGTCCCCCCAATATTTATGAAACTTGGTTTTCATTTGTTGCCCCATTAcctattaaacaataaaatcacCAAGCAGAAAGCAGATAACTAAGAGAAGTCCAGAAACACACAATTACAAAAAGCAGAAAGCACTCAAAACCGaaagcaattaaaaaaaatgaccttTTCAGTTGTAGTTTCAGCTGCAACCATATCTTCCAGCATGCAACTGAGATCAGAGATCTCAGAGAAGAATGTGTTAGAGGTGACATAGAGAGAACCAGAAATCCTCACTGTCATCTCATAGAAAGTTTTCAAAAGCTTAACTAAGCTTTCCACAGAACTCCAATCCAGAAAAGAAAGAACATCACCCAAGTCAGCAGAAAAGGAGGGGTTATTTTCATCATATGCTTCAAACACTCTTTGATATTGAATTGCAGTGTTAAGCATTAGGGACATCAAGATGTAAGGTTGATTTGGCTTCCACCCCAATGAGATCAGCTAGCTCCCTAAACTTTTTCAACCTAGCTGGTGAGTTCCTAATCCATCTCACTACATCCCTCACCCATTTAACTTACTCATCTGCAAACCTCAACCCATCTTGGACTACTAAGTTTAGGATATGGGCTATATCATTAGAAGAGGCATTGTCCATTGTAACAGTGAACACATTCTTAATCCCCCACTCTAATAGTCAACTCTCTAGGGTTTTTTGCAATGTACTCCCCCCTATGAGAAGAAATATGGacaaaggattttttttttctgaagcTTCCACTAGTCATCAATAAAATGTGCAGtaatgcatatataattaatctTCTGGACAGAAGTCCAGGTATCAGTGGTTAAACTGACTCTTTGTGTTCCCACCCTAAATAACTTCTTAAGATTTAGCCTCTCATCTAGGAAAATTTGGTAGATTTCCCTAGAAATAGTCTACCTAGAAGGGATCAGAAACCTAGGACAGCAGACAAGAATAAACCTCTTGAAACTCTGGCCCTCAACAAACCTAAAAGGCAGCTCATCTATGATAGTCATCTCACATAAGGCCCTCCTAATGCCCTCTTGATTAAAGACCCATATCCCCAAAACCCCCTCAGGAGCCTCTGTTCCAGAGGTTGAAACAGTATTGAATGTGAGCAGGGACTGCCTTGTTTCCTTTGAGTGAGGATTTTTAAGAGAGCCCAACATGTGGTTCCTTAAAGATGATGTGCCATGTTTTTTAAATTCACAtgcaaacatctttttacagtAAAGGCACCTGCCCTTAAGAACTTTCCCCTCAGAATCTAGGATCTTCTCAAAGTGATCCCAGACTTTGGACCTAGACTCAATTTCCTTCCTCTTCTTAGCAACAGGACCAGTAGGAGTGACCACAGGCTGTTGAGTATCTGTCTCAGTGCCTTAGGGTTGAACTCCTTGTTCATCTACTGTTGAGGTTGGAAGAGGTCCAGACCCACTTATATTCTGATTGCTCTCCATCTATAAAGGATGGACAATTGAGCATTAGTCATTGAGTCTATTGTCTacacatttacatattaaaggCAACAGGCTACATACAGATTGCTTCCACCACATGTAAAAGTGTAAAACATTAAATAGGTAACAAGTTACTTCCATAATCAGACTTTGATCATCATTTTATGGAATTGTCCAAAATTCTGGACTCATGCAATTACTCATATTCTCATATACCTTATAAGTTATTTCCATAATTATGatttattaacatttaatgAATTCATCATATTAATGGAAATGCCCAAAATTGGCTGACAATAGTCAATAGGGACAGTGGGACATTAAGGCTTCCACCACCAAAATTCATCATACACTCATACAGAATTACAGATAATTTTCATGTAAACCATACACTCATACAGATAATTTTCATGGATACAGTAGGCTTCCACCACCAGAATtcattatatattcatataatcatattaatGGAAACCCAAACAGTAGGCTTCCATAATACAATAACATACAGTTaccataatatacataattacaGATTTAAGGGTTCTCTAACCATCAACTTGCACATATACATCAAAATTTATACAAATTCATCACGCATACAGAAAGCCCCAAAAATTAGGGTTCATGATTCATAAATTAAAcatcataaattaaaatcaatcaatacATCAAACACGAAATTCATGAATCATGATCCCTAGTAGAACGAACATATAAtactaacaataaaaataaaaataaaaataaaaaac
This portion of the Ipomoea triloba cultivar NCNSP0323 chromosome 5, ASM357664v1 genome encodes:
- the LOC116020333 gene encoding uncharacterized protein LOC116020333 → MCRSKLIAALVTHKIRDDPHYKVKHIQSDVKNKYGLDVTYRKAWYARQKCIEQEYGKFGDSYNELPFFLQSVQTTNPSTVVEIEYTESNQGAPYCDFLYAFWVFKPAIDGFRFCFPVISVDGTHLYGNYKGHLFLVVGMNANREIFPLAYSIVDSENAASWTWFMTLLATHVFPDHESVCIISDRHAGIDAAFRDLSALHPPRVQRRYCLRHIRSNVMTRNRNRRLRALIWEVGIATTRREFGNKIERIRAEWPAAYNYLATIDTEKWALSHDGGHRYGIMTTNSS